The window AATCCTCAGCCATACGCTTGGTCAAGGTCGTTACCAATACGCGGTGGCCGCTAGCGATGGTCTGGCGAATCTCCTCCATCAAATCATCAACCTGCCCCTTAGTTGGCCGCACCTCAATCGGCGGATCAAGTAGCCCCGTCGGCCGAATCAACTGCTCAGCCGGCTTTGGCGAATGAGCAATTTCATAGTCGCCCGGTGTAGCCGACACATAAATCGCCTGGTGAATATGCTGATCAAATTCATCAAACCTCAGCGGGCGGTTATCCAGCGCACTCGGTAGACGAAACCCATGCTCTACCAATACTTCCTTGCGCGCCCGGTCGCCATTATACATACCGCGAACTTGCGGCAAGGTCATATGCGACTCATCGACCAGCAGTAGCCAATCATCAGGGAAATAATCAATCAAGGTCGCTGGCTGCTCGCCCGGTTCACGGTCAGTCAGATAGCGCGAATAATTCTCAATGCCTTTGACAAAACCAGTTTCTTTGAGCATCTCCAGGTCATATTTGGTGCGTTGACTGAGGCGCTGTGCCTCCAGCAATTTGTCGTGCGATTCAAGCCATTTCAGCCGCTCGTCAAATTCTTTCTCAATGCCCATGATGGCTTTTTCAATTCGTTCACGCGGCGTCGAATAGTGGCTAGACGGGAAAATCGTCAGGCTAGCTGGCTGCTCCAAAATCTCGCCAGTTAGCGGATCGATTCGCGTGAGTCTCTCAACTTCATCGCCAAAAAACTCCACTCGCACCGCCGTATCCTGTCCAGCCGGGAAAATATCTACCACATCGCCGCGTACCCTGAAAGTCCCGCGCACAAAGTCAACGTCATTACGCTTATACTGAATGTCAGTTAGCAGGCGAATAAACTTATCCTGCACCCGCCGCTCGCCGACCGTCAATTGAATGGCCATATCAGCATACGTCTCCGGCGAACCGATGCCGTAAATACAAGACACACTGGCCACAATGATCACATCGCGCCGTGTTAGTAGCGCCGACGTTGCCGCGTGCCTGAGCCGATCGATTTCATCATTAATCTTCGAATCTTTCTCAATGTAGGTGTCGCTCGAGGCAATGTAGGCCTCCGGCTGATAATAATCAAAATAGCTGACAAAATAATGCACCTCATTGTCCGGAAAAAACTCCTTAAACTCAGAAAACAGCTGCGCCGCCAAAGTCTTGTTATGTGCCAGCACCAGCGTCGGCACATTGGCTCGGGCAATGATATTCGCCATAGTAAATGTCTTGCCCGACCCCGTCACGCCCAATAGAGTTTGCTCGCGTTCGCCCCGCTCCAACCCAGCCATTAACTGAGCAATCGCCGTCGGCTGGTCACCGGTCGGCTGATAGTTGGAGACGAGATTAAAGGCGTTCATATTATTACTATTGTAGCATTGTTGACAAATAGCAACTTTTCATGATATAGTTAACCAGTTATCAGTGATAAAAACAAAAAGGACACCTCATGACTTCACAACATACATGTATTCCGCGTGATGTACAGCTGCAGGCTGCGATGTTCCGCCTCGGCAAGATGGAAGACGAAATCCAGAGCGGCTACGAGATTCTTCGGAAATATCAGAAAACAGTAACGATATTTGGTTCAGCACGCACCGACCCGAACAGCACTTATTACCATGCCGCGAAAGAAACAGCTGAGCGGCTAGCTAAACTTGGCTACGCCATCGTTTCCGGCGGCGGACACGGCATTATGGGCGCTGCCAATGAAGGCGCCAACAAGGCTGTCCAAGAGGGTGCGCGGGCTGCTGGCGGTGAGTCGATCGCTTTTAATATCCGGCTGCCGCACGAACAGGAGGTCAATAAATACGCCACCGAGGTGTTTGAGTTTCAGCACTTTGCGCCGCGAAAGATCGTCATGACCATGTTTGCTAATGCCTATATTTATTTTCCAGGCGGCTTCGGTACGTTGGACGAGCTAGCGGAAATATTGACGCTGATCCAGACTGAAAAAGCCAACCGTGCACCGGTGATCTTGTTCGACACAGCGTTTTGGAGCGATTTGGACGCCTTTTTCCGCAACCATATGCTGGCCGAGGGGGCTATCGTCGAGAAAGACCTGGATATTTATACTATCACCGATAGTGTTGATGAGATTATTGAACTGGTACAAGCAAATAAGACCTATTGCTGATCACCTATTGTGTCAATTCAGACTTTTTGGGATTTCTTCAGGGTATTTGCGTTTTGCTGGGACTTTTTATGAGGTTTTTTGCTAGCAGATTTTTTAGATTTTACGGGCACGGCAGCTGACTTGCGACGTTTTGGTTTAGCGTTAGCTACCGGTAGCTGGAACGGCGACGCTGACTTGACTGGCTCACTGACAGCCGAGGCAACATAGCAAATCCCGCCCTCGCAGACGACACGCTCAACAGTCGGCGTGTGCGTGCGTGGATGAGCTGAAAAACGACGAGTTATTTCATAGCCAAGCCCGCGCTTACCAGATTCGATACAGTGCTGGCCGTACGGTAACTGATGATGATAATTTTCGACGATATCCACTGGATGAAACGAGATAACCTGCCCGTCAAAATCCATCATCACCCAGTCGCTGGCTCTCGCCCAGGCTGTCTGATCAAGCCGCGGCGCAGCAGCCATTAGCGCCTGGTACACTTCTCTACCCGTCGTATCTGCTGGATCAAGCCCAAGCGCACGAATAATTGAGTGGGCTCGAGCTAGAATCTCAGTGATTAGCCTGACATCACTGTCATCACCAGCCATTCGCCTGAGCTCACTGACGGCGACTCGTGTCTGCACTGAATCACCCAATAATTTTGTTAAGTTTCTTGACATTAAAACTCCTTTTCGCTTAGTGGCATGGTATGTAGTCGTGCACCTTGATATAAGATACCGGTTTTGGCACCAATATGATTGACGACCGAGCTTGAATTTGCGCTGGCAAATACTACTGCGTCCTTTAACTGAGCGCCATAAGCCCACTGACTCAAAAAACCACTGGCAAATGCATCACCTGCACCAGTCCGATCAATTGCTGGCACGTCCTCGTACATCGCCGCTCTGACAATCGTTACGCCATCAGACGCCATCGAACCGTTCACACCGTCTGTCAGCAACACTACCGGTACGAGCTCTTTCGCTCGCCGCACCAGCTGTTCCAGATCATCACCCGGCACTAACTGTTGCATCTCTTCTTTATTCAGCGCCAATACCTCCACATCATCCAGCAGTCCCATTAACTTATCGCGCTGTACTAGCTCTCGCTTACCTGGATTAAAGCAAATTTTCATACCAGCTGCTCGCGCCTCACGAAATACCTTATCCAAAACTGTCATCTGACCCGCCAGCGTTGACACATATAGCCAATCAGCCTCAATATCCGCCACGGTAAAATCAGCCACGTGATAATGCGTCGATGCACCACGATACGTCAAGATTGTCCGTTCACCGTTTGGTGCCAACAGCAAGACTGAGTAGCCCGTATTATATTGCTGGGAAAATCGAACATATCGTGTATCAACATTCTCGGCGTCCAGATCATCCAACACCGCCTGGCCAGCCGGATCACGGCCGACAACGCCCAAAAACATCACTTCGTGGCCCTGCCTGGCAAAGGTCACGGCGGCATTCGTCGCACCACCACCCGTCGAAAAATGGATCTGGTTGACGTCTGCCTTGGCACCAAGTTCTAACTTAGCAAAACAACGTTCTGGGCTCTCACACACCGGTTTCAATGCGTCCGACTGACTTAAAAAAACATCTTGCACACCAGCACCAACAGTAATAATTTTTGCCACTACACCACTGCCTTTCCGGCTGAGCCAAAGGCTTGAATTTTCGCCTCAACTACTTCCTGAACAGCAGCATATACCGGTGGCATCAGTTTGACGATGGCGTATTCGTTCGGATTTTCACGCAAGGTCTTTTCCAGCGTCGTGCGGAAAGCGTAACGCATATCGGAATTGATATTAATCTTAGAAACGCCAATTTTCGCCGCATCCTTAAAATAATGCAGTGGTGTGCCTGATCCGCCATGAAGCGAAATCTGACAGTGCAGCGCCTCGCGGATGCGTCCTAATAATTCCAAATCCAACACTTTCGGCACCGGATACAGCCCATGCAAATTACCAACTGCCGCCGCAAAGGTGTCAATTCCCGTTGCCTCTACGAAATCACGCGCGCCTTCTGGCGTAGAGAAAGTTTTCTTAATTTCTTCATAGTCAATCGCCTCAGTATGGACGTTTGACGAACCCCAAAAATAATGCGGCTCCGATTCCACTAACGCGCCGGTAAACTTGGCGTACTCGACAACTTCGCGAGTTTTGGCGATGATTTCCTCATCCGAAGCATCGTGATTTGCCTGGGAAATATCGATATGCACAAACTCATAGCCCGCGTCAATCGCCCGTTTACAGCCCTCCACTGTCGGCCCGTGATCCAAGTTCAAATACATCTCAATGCCGTACTCGGCCTTATAATTATCTACCAGATCGCGGACATTTTCCAGGCCCATAGCCCGCACCTCGGCATCCGACACTTCGACCAGCACCGGTGATTGGAGCTTCTGCGCCGCTCGCGCCACCGCGATCAGCGTTTCTTGATTATCAATATTAAACGCACCGACCGCAAAGTGCTGCGCCCGTGTCCGCTGCATCAAATGGCGTGCATGCGTGGTATTGCGCCGAATGTCAGAAATTGTCAGTCCCATAACCTCGCTTTATCCTCCATATTACTTATGGTTATTATAGCAGCGGTGACGGAAAATGAAAAGAGGCGAAGGGGTTTTACGATTTATTTTTGTACGGCTTTCGTCAAAATGCTGGCCTTATCTTTTGGTTCATCATGGGGTCAATCCTGATGAGGGAACTTGGTATTTTTACTTATGCAGCAGCATGGGAGATCGCGACACTCGTGACAATTTCCTGTATAGCTGTGGACGCTCGAGAAATTCCCTGGCGTCTGCGCAAGCCTTAAATAAATGAAAGGTCATCTTTTACGTGCCGGACAACTGCTTCGACATCTAGTCCATGCTTTTGCCATAATTCAGCTACCGAGCCGCTTTCGCCGAACTGGTCGCGGACGCCGATGCGCTTTATTTTCACCGGTAATTTTTCACTGAGTACTTCCGCCACCGCACTGCCAAATCCGCCGGTGATTTGCCCTTCTTCTGCTGTCACCACACGGCCGCATTTTTGGGCGGCGGCAACGACCGCTGCTTCGTCCAGCGGCTTGATAGTGTTAAAATGCACGACTTCTGCCCGAACGCCGGCGTACGCCAATTGTTCTGCCGCCATGAGCAGCTGATACGTCATCGTGCCAGTACCCAGCAGCGCCACATCGGTACCCTGCCGCAGTACAGACGCTCGGCCAATCGCCACTGTGCCATCCAAAAACAGCGGCATGTCAGCTCGCGGCAATCGCACGTAATTTGGCCGCGGATCAGCTGCCATCACTGCTGCCATCATTTCGGCCTCGTAGGCATCGCCCGGTGCCAAGACTACCATGTTTGGTAAACTCCGCATCAGCGCGATGTCCTCTAACATCTGGTGCGTCGCACCATCCGCACCAACATTCAGCCCGGCATGTGAACCGACCAGCTTGACCGGCTGATCATTCAGGCAAATCGTCGTCCGAATTTGCTCCCAATTCCGCCCCGGGCTGAACGCCGCATAACTGGCCGCAAACGGGATATTACCCATCGCTGCTAACCCTGACGCTACTGTTACCAAATTTTGCTCTGCCACACCAACCTCGATAAACCGCGGTGCACCGATTTGCTCAGCAAATTCGCCAAAGCCGACGCTATCTGCCAGGTCAGCGCTTAAGGCCACAATTTGGGAATTGTTCAATGCCGCGTGAACTAACCCACGACCAAAACCAAGCCGCATCGACGCGGTATTTCCCGTGCGCCAATCGTCCCGCAATACGCTCATACGCCCATCCCTTCTTCTGGCCGTTTCTTGGCTGATAGATCTAATTGCGCCAGCGCTGCGGCGGCCTGCTCAGCATTCGGCGCCTTGCCGTGCCACCGATAATCACCCTCCATAAAATCAACGCCGCGCCCGGGTATCGTATGCGCGATGATAATGCTCGGCTGCTCGCGCACTGCCTGTGCTGCTTCAATTGCCGCGATAATTCGCGCCATGTCATGCCCGTCAATTTCCTGCACCTGCCAGCCGAAACTGCGCCATTTCTCGCCCAAATCATCCAGCGGCATGACCTGCTCAGTACTGCCGCCAATTTGAATAGTATTACGGTCAATGATGGCGATCAGCTGGCCTAATTTATACTTAGCTGCAAACATCGCTGCCTCCCAAATATTGCCTTCATTAAGTTCACCGTCACCTAAACTACAATATACAAGGCGATCTGAGCTCTGTAAGTGCTGCAGATAGTACGCCATGCCAGCAGCCTGGCTGAGACCGCAGCCTAACGGCCCACTGGTCGTCTCTAGCCCTGGTAATTTCACTCGCTCCGGATGCCCTTGTAGCCGCGAGCCCAACTGCCGCAAACTCATTAACTCTGATTCCGATAAAAATCCGCGCATCGCCATCGCTGCGTATAGCAGTGGCGCATAATGGCCGTTACTCATGACGAACAGATCGCAATCAGACCAATCCGGCTCTTCTGGCCGCAATCTAAGCATCTGAAAATACAACACCGCCATCACATCAGCAAACCCCAGCGGTCCCGCCACATGACCGCTGCCGGCGGCTGCTACTTGACGAATAACCAGCTGTCGTAGTTCTCGCGCCCTCTCTTCTAGCCGGCTAATCGTGAGTTCGCTCATAGCAAACTACCCGAGCACACCCGTCTTGCTAATTTCCTGCTGGAGTTTAGCGAACATTGCCGGCGGATCAGTCGCTTTTTGAATTGTCCCGCCAACATTCAGTATGTTCACACCGCCCTGAACAAGGCTATAAGCATTGTCGACCATCACACCACCATCCCAGCCAATTTCAACGTTCGGATTAATCATCTTGACGAGCCGAATTTTTTCCAGCTGCATCAGGCTGGCTGTTCCGCCAAATTTGCCTAGCTCACCGCTGAAAATCAAGACATGCTCTGCTTCCTTAATAAGTTCTTCAACAGTTTGCGGCACCGTTGGTCTCAATAGTGCCAATCCAGCCATGATACCTGAACGTTTAATTTCCTTGAGTGCCCCCAACACGTCGCCTTCGGCCTCAGCATGAATGATAATCAAGTGCGGTCTCAGCGTGATCAACTTCGGCACATACTCATCCAGTTTGTTCACCATGGCATGAATATCAATCGTCCAACCTTCTGGTGCCCATAACTCTGGAATACCAATCGTAACGGTTGGCGCAAATTCACCATCAGTCAAATCAATATGTACCCGCTCGGCAAAGCCAGTGATTCTATCAACCTGCTCTTTGTATTGCTGGGCATTTTCTGCCAAAATTGCCGGGGCGATAACACTACTCATACGATTTCATCCAGTTGCGCATTGCGCCGATTATACCGCGGGGCATCCGCGTATGCAGTATTGAGCCACGTTTCAACAATGCCCTTCCAGGCAACTTCGTTATCCTCGAGAACCCTAGCCGGCAGACATAGTACATTCGAATTATTGTCACGCCGTGTCATCCTCGCTTCATGTGCATCCCAAATCACACTGGCGCGGATCCCCTTGAAACGATTCGCCGCCATGCACATGCCCTGACCGCCGCCGCAAATTAAAATTGCCCGTGGCTCATCCTCGCCATCACCAATCACTCGCAGCGCTGCCGCTGCCGCAAACTGCGGAAAGTCGTCATCAGGATTAAGCTCACGACCACCGACATCTTCGACCACGTAACCATTCTTTGCCAAATACGCAAATACTTTTTCTTTCAATGCAAACCCTCGATGATCTGAGCCAAGATAAATCTTCATGGGTTTAGTATAAGCGGTTTGGGCGATATTTGCAACTAATCAAGTCCTTGGAAGCTCAACTCATCACGTCGAGCCGCAGCTGGCCAACACCTTGCCCATCGCCTCTTTTTCTGCATTTGTTACCCACAGACGATATTTACGCTTAACCGCTACCTGCCGTTCAATGTACTGACAGCGAAACGGTTTGTTAGGAGGCAGCCAGGTTGCCGCGTCGCCATCGCCTTTGGCTTGGTTGGCCGGACCGTCAGCAGCCAACAAATTCAGCGGGTCGTTTGCCAATTTTTCTCGTTCCTCACGTGGTAGTTGCTGTGCACCTTTCTGCCACGCATCACTCAACGCCACCACGTGATCGATTTGTACTTTCGACGAGGTCTCTGGCCCGCGCTGAAACTTGATCGTTCGGCCGGTATACGGGTCACGTAGTGTCCCGGCCAACACGCGACATTTATCGTCAATTTTTGTTTCCGTTAGATCCCGCGCCAAAATTACTTCACGCACCGAGCAGCCACTCATTTTACCCCAACCATCACTAAATTGTTTGCGGCTGTAGCCCGTTTTAGGTGCGCGACCTTTAACCTCTAGTTTAGCTAACTCCGCTTGAGCGTTTGAATCACCAAATAATTTCCGCTGCATGGACGGCGAAGTCGGCGCGACCCGCGGCTGCTGCAGTTGCACCGCCCACACTACTGCACCCACCACCGCCATGACAAGCAGTACCATGATTTGCCGACGCCTTATTTTCCCCGTTGCCATAATCTATATTATAATGAAAGTATGAAAACAGTTCCACGCCTACTCGACACCTTTATACCACATCATTACACATTAACTCTCGATCTGACGCACGCTGAAGAAAAAGCGTTTTCTGGCACGGTAATCATTTCTGGCGAGTCAACTAATGAATTAATTTCGCTACACACCAAAGACTTGACCATTCATTCAGCGTTAATTGACGATCAGCCAGCTGAGTTTTCCCATGATGAATTTGATGAGCTGCGCCTATCGCGCCCAGATTTATCCAGCGGCCAGCGCACCGTTCGTGTTGAGTTTTCTGGCACTATCACCGACGCCATGCATGGACTGTATCCGTGCTACTTTACCCACGACGGCGTGAAAAAGCAATTGTTTGCCACCCAATTTGAATCGCACCATGCCCGCGAAGTCTTTCCGTGTGTTGATGAGCCAGCTGCCAAAGCCACCTATGACGTCACGCTTGTGACTGCTCCGGAACTAACCGTCCTAGGCAACATGCCCGTCGCCAAATCTTCTAAAGACGACGGCGTGCTAACAACCACCTTCGCCACCACACCACGGATGAGCAGCTACTTACTGGCTTTCGTTGTCGGCGAACTACACAAGAAAACTGCCCGCACTAAATCTGGCGTCGAGGTAAATGTCTGGGCCACACCAGCTCAGAGCGAGGAGACCCTAGATTTTGCGCTAGATATCGCCACGCGCTCCATTGATTTTTACGATGAATATTTTGGCGTGCCATATCCGCTGCCAAAATCCGATCACGTAGCGCTGCCAGATTTCTCTTCGGGCGCCATGGAAAACTGGGGACTCATCACCTACCGCGAAAGTTGCCTGCTGGCTGATCCGAAATTAACGCCGGAATCGTCCAAACGCTTTATCGCCACCGTCATCTCTCACGAACTCAGCCACCAGTGGTTTGGTAATTTGGTGACCATGCAGTGGTGGAATGACCTGTGGCTGAACGAAAGTTTCGCTAACATGATGGAATACGTGGCGATCGACGCACTACACCCTGAGTGGCGGATGTGGGAGGAATTTGCGACAAGCGAGGTCACCGCGGCACTGCGGCGCGATAGCCTGGACGGTGTCCAGCCAGTGCAGGCCGACGTTAATCATCCGGATGAGATCAGCACGTTGTTTGACCCAGCAATTGTCTATGCAAAGGGCGGGCGTCTACTGGTGATGGTACGGCGGCTGATCGGCGAGGAGGCGTTTCGTGCAGGGCTGAAGTCATATTTTGAAAAATTTGCTTACCAAAACACTGTTGGTAATGATTTATGGCAGGAGCTAGAAACCGCCAGCGAACAGCCGATTGTTGACTTGATGAACACTTGGATTTCGCAGCCAGGTTTGCCGATTGTACAGGTCGAGCAAGATAGTTCTGATAGACAACCTACCGCCACCCTGCGCCAGGAACGCTTTTTCATCGGTGATCATCAGCCGTCCGACGTCCTGTGGCCGATTCCGCTGTTCGCCAATCAGCCGCTTGATGATATTCTGACCGAGCGCGAGAAAACATTTACGATAAATAGCGACGTTCGACTGAACTGCGGACTGAACGGACATTTCGTAACGCATTACGACTCAGTAATGCGAGACCGATTGATCGAAAAGGCGGCAGAATTACCGACATTAGATAAAATTTGCTTACTGCAAGACATGACACTGCTAACACGGGCTGGACGAGAAAGTTCGGCGGCGCTGCTACCGCTGGCACGCGTTTTTCAGCACGAGACCAATGAGAAGGTTTTTAGTATGGCGGCCGGTGCGCTGGCGGAATTACGGAAATTTGTTGACGATAACGAAGCAGGACGTGCTCGGCTAAAGCAGATTTCTGCTGAATTTGCCCACGATACCTTCATGGAACTTGGCTGGGATAAACGGAGCGGCGAGTCTGATGATGATCACGAGCGGCGCACGGCAGCGCTGGGTTTGATGTTATATGGTGAGGATTCAGTAGCGCTCACGGAGGCCAAACGACGCTTTGACGAAACCGACCCAGATGATTTACCAGCTGAGATTCGCCCGCTGATCATCAACGCCAATGTCAGACAGTTTGAGACGCCAGAAATGATTGACAAGCTTTTTACGATATATCAGAATACGCCGTCAGCCGACCTGCAGGTTGATATCGCACTAAGCTTGACCTCGACGAAGAATCCAGCAACTACCGAGCAAATTTTAACAGCGATCAAGGATACTACTATCATACGTCCACAAGATGCCAGCCGCTGGTTTATTTATCTGATCCGTACGCGGGAAAACCGGCAAATTGCTTGGAATTGGCTGAAAGAAAATTGGTCGTGGGTGAAAGATACCTTTGGCGGCGATAAAAGCTACGATACTTTTATCCGCTACGCCGCCAGCGCTCTGTTGACCCGTGATGAGCTAAACGATTTCACCGAATTTACCACGCCGCTGCGCGCCGAACCAGCCCTGACCCGCACCATTGATCTGGGCATCCGCGAAATCGCTGGCAGAGTAGCACTGATTGAGCGGGATCAGGCCGCGGTTATTGATGCGCTTAATAAGTAATGTGAGTTATACGCTTTTACTATTGACTTATGTAATATCAAGTGGTATAATCACGGATAAACATTTAGTCACACTGAGTGGAGTTGGCACGTGTTTGAGGTAATAAATTAACTCAATTTAAGGAGATTCTATGGGAAATCACAACACTATTGGTAGCCAGGGAGACCGGAGAGATACACTACACCAAATAGCTGACACCGCGCGTAGGCTGGGGCAAAAGGCCGTGGCTTGGGCTTTAATGGCTGGCACAGCCGCATTTGGAGTCGTAGGCTGCTCAGGGAAGAGAACCACCGAACACAAGACTGTCTCCGTGGCTTGCGGCCACGATTCGTTAGCAGTACCGCAGATTGAGAGTGCTGAAACTTACGAATATAATATAACTAGAGAGCCAAGGCTCGGAGTAGTTACTGTTGGTTGCCCCGGCGGCGGCAATGTCATAGTTACTGGTATAAATGAACCAAGCAGTAATCCTACGCCAAGGGGTGAGCTATTTCCACATACTCTTGAGATAACCGCCCTTTGCTCACGAGGCGACACAGGCTTCAAAACACGCGTTATCGACACGCCAGCCGGCAACAATATATTTGAAGCCACCATAGAAGACTGTTCCATCGAAAGTGCAGTAATCAACCGAGACCCTAACTAACGACACATCGCCAAATTTATACCCTACACCACTAGGCATTCGGCGTTGTAATCCCTGTCGACAGCTATAGCTAACATCCGCATATCACGCCCCTCGTGTTGCGGATGTTTTATCATAAATAGCTCAGCTGCAAAGCGCATTTGTCGCTGTTTTTTGTTGGTAATCGCCGCCAAGCCATCACCATATCTGGAATTCTTGCGATATTTGACTTCGGTGAAATACAGCACATCGTCTTTTATGCTGACGATGTCAATCTCGCAGTACCGCGTCCGCCAGTTGCGGGCAATAATCTCATGACCATCAGTCGTCAGCCAATCTGCGGCGGCTTGCTCACCCCTATCCCCAATTTGGCGAGTTGTTGCTAATTTTTCCGTTTCTGGAGCGGTATTTGGTACATCGATTTGCATAACATCTTCGGTGTCTACAAAATCGACTGGAGTGATATCCTCGGAAAAAATTTGGGCAACTTTACGTGGGTCCCGAATTATTTTCTGAGGATATCCGACAGGCGACTCATTCGGTAGAGCACTTGACTTTTTCTGGTGCAGATTCTGTGACTTCATGCTACCCACATACTTTTGTAGCGGCGCAAAGCTCAACCGATGCAGCGGCGTCACACCCAGCCGCTCAATCGCCGCCTGGTGCTTGGCCACGCCATAGCCAGCATTTGACGCGAAGCCATACCCCGGATAGACCACGTCTTGCTCAGCCATAAACTGGTCACGCGCTACTTTGGCGATAATCGACGCCGCCGACACGCCGGGGATCAAACCATCGGCCTTGGCCATCACCGTCACGTATCGCTCCAGTGCCGTATCCGCCAAAAAATTAACCGTCCCGTCAATGATAATTTCATCAAACGCCACATTATTCGCTTTACACTGCGACTGAATTTGCTTCACCGCCCGCCGCGTCGCCAGCCGTAATGCCTGGCTCATGCCAACGTCGTCCAATTCACTGGCACTCACCCAGCCTAGCGCCCAGGCAGCCGCCTGCTCACGAATTACCTCGTCCAGCGTCTCGCGGCGTTTTTTAGTCAACTTTTTACTATCATCCAAACCCTCAATCTCGGCACCGCCCAAAATCACCGCACCGACCACCAGCGGCCCCGCCCATGGCCCGCGTCCAACTTCATCAATGCCGAGAATCATGCGCGTGCTGGCCCTTTTTTGCCGCTAATCTTACGACCACCCAACCAAGCCACACCGCCGCCGTGCCCAATGTGTTCGCCAAGATATCCCAATTGGTATCGTCTAACGTGATGTGCGCCAAACCAACCTTGACCATAAATAATTCCGCCAGTTCATTGATACAGCCCAGCGCCGACACCAACGCAAACACCGAGAACGCCATCACCAACCAGTGCGCCCGCCAGCGTGTCGCCAGCACCAAATATACCCACACTAGTCCCGTAAACAACCCGCCGCCCACGAAATGCGTCGTAAAACTGGTGTCTCGCCCCTCAATGAGCGGCGACGGCAAATACCACGAGATGAAGAATAACACACAGGCAAGGTATAACAACCAGCGATACTTCTTTTCGTTGGTGAAGCCATGGCGGCGCAACACATATGGCACTGCACACGCCAAAGCCACCGGAACAAACACAGAGATATAGTGAAAGATCGACATATTGGCATTATACCATGAGAAAACCGCCCCCAGAGAGAGCGGCCTATGTGTCTCAAAACTAATTACGCTTCTTTGTGGCGAGCTGCGACCTCGGCAGCCTTGGCGTCAAGTTCTGCCTGAGCAGCGTCTTTTTCGGCTTGCTTGGCAGCGGCAGCCTGTGCGGCCTCCTCTTTCAAGCGTTCAGCTTCTGCTTCAGCCTTGGCGTCATGCACGTTGTTGACAGCTACGCGGTCAAAGTTTTTGGCAGTCAAGCGAGCTGATTTACCAGAGCGCTTACGCAAGAAGCTGAGGAACTTGCGGCGAACCTTAGCGCGGCGGACAATTTCCACTTTCTCGATCAGCGGGCTGTGCAGCAAGAATGATTTTTCCACACCAACACCTGAAGCA is drawn from Candidatus Saccharibacteria bacterium oral taxon 488 and contains these coding sequences:
- a CDS encoding class II fructose-bisphosphate aldolase, producing MGLTISDIRRNTTHARHLMQRTRAQHFAVGAFNIDNQETLIAVARAAQKLQSPVLVEVSDAEVRAMGLENVRDLVDNYKAEYGIEMYLNLDHGPTVEGCKRAIDAGYEFVHIDISQANHDASDEEIIAKTREVVEYAKFTGALVESEPHYFWGSSNVHTEAIDYEEIKKTFSTPEGARDFVEATGIDTFAAAVGNLHGLYPVPKVLDLELLGRIREALHCQISLHGGSGTPLHYFKDAAKIGVSKININSDMRYAFRTTLEKTLRENPNEYAIVKLMPPVYAAVQEVVEAKIQAFGSAGKAVV
- the uvrB gene encoding excinuclease ABC subunit UvrB, which produces MNAFNLVSNYQPTGDQPTAIAQLMAGLERGEREQTLLGVTGSGKTFTMANIIARANVPTLVLAHNKTLAAQLFSEFKEFFPDNEVHYFVSYFDYYQPEAYIASSDTYIEKDSKINDEIDRLRHAATSALLTRRDVIIVASVSCIYGIGSPETYADMAIQLTVGERRVQDKFIRLLTDIQYKRNDVDFVRGTFRVRGDVVDIFPAGQDTAVRVEFFGDEVERLTRIDPLTGEILEQPASLTIFPSSHYSTPRERIEKAIMGIEKEFDERLKWLESHDKLLEAQRLSQRTKYDLEMLKETGFVKGIENYSRYLTDREPGEQPATLIDYFPDDWLLLVDESHMTLPQVRGMYNGDRARKEVLVEHGFRLPSALDNRPLRFDEFDQHIHQAIYVSATPGDYEIAHSPKPAEQLIRPTGLLDPPIEVRPTKGQVDDLMEEIRQTIASGHRVLVTTLTKRMAEDLSAYLTDNGVKTAYLHSEIDTLERGDILKDLRLGTYDVLVGINLLREGLDLPEVSLVAIMDADKEGFLRSEQALIQTIGRAARHVDGRVLMYGDNVTDSMRRAIDETNRRRHIQQQYNEAHGITPQTIQKKIDDGLRSIIPQKESDKKPKLDLKKIPRDEYPTLIKELTGQMELHSANLEFEKAAQLRDLIAEIRQTM
- a CDS encoding TIGR00730 family Rossman fold protein, which encodes MTSQHTCIPRDVQLQAAMFRLGKMEDEIQSGYEILRKYQKTVTIFGSARTDPNSTYYHAAKETAERLAKLGYAIVSGGGHGIMGAANEGANKAVQEGARAAGGESIAFNIRLPHEQEVNKYATEVFEFQHFAPRKIVMTMFANAYIYFPGGFGTLDELAEILTLIQTEKANRAPVILFDTAFWSDLDAFFRNHMLAEGAIVEKDLDIYTITDSVDEIIELVQANKTYC
- a CDS encoding transketolase family protein, with product MSVLRDDWRTGNTASMRLGFGRGLVHAALNNSQIVALSADLADSVGFGEFAEQIGAPRFIEVGVAEQNLVTVASGLAAMGNIPFAASYAAFSPGRNWEQIRTTICLNDQPVKLVGSHAGLNVGADGATHQMLEDIALMRSLPNMVVLAPGDAYEAEMMAAVMAADPRPNYVRLPRADMPLFLDGTVAIGRASVLRQGTDVALLGTGTMTYQLLMAAEQLAYAGVRAEVVHFNTIKPLDEAAVVAAAQKCGRVVTAEEGQITGGFGSAVAEVLSEKLPVKIKRIGVRDQFGESGSVAELWQKHGLDVEAVVRHVKDDLSFI
- a CDS encoding sugar kinase; the encoded protein is MAKIITVGAGVQDVFLSQSDALKPVCESPERCFAKLELGAKADVNQIHFSTGGGATNAAVTFARQGHEVMFLGVVGRDPAGQAVLDDLDAENVDTRYVRFSQQYNTGYSVLLLAPNGERTILTYRGASTHYHVADFTVADIEADWLYVSTLAGQMTVLDKVFREARAAGMKICFNPGKRELVQRDKLMGLLDDVEVLALNKEEMQQLVPGDDLEQLVRRAKELVPVVLLTDGVNGSMASDGVTIVRAAMYEDVPAIDRTGAGDAFASGFLSQWAYGAQLKDAVVFASANSSSVVNHIGAKTGILYQGARLHTMPLSEKEF